A section of the Spirosoma pollinicola genome encodes:
- a CDS encoding energy transducer TonB, whose product MKRPFLALLLLAFSLFAFGSVSIAQSRSGKVYTVPERQPEFPGGKAALSRYLAETIRVPGSLSRQNYDTGPVSAKFIIDEVGYVHDVRITTKPLDKKTQKSMEAFMMNIIAAIEKMPRWEPGQVDGKRVSVFYTLPIEVTMQ is encoded by the coding sequence ATGAAACGTCCTTTCTTAGCCTTACTGTTACTGGCATTCTCGCTTTTCGCTTTTGGTTCCGTTTCCATTGCCCAATCTCGAAGCGGAAAAGTTTATACAGTTCCCGAACGTCAACCTGAGTTTCCGGGTGGGAAAGCAGCCTTGAGCCGCTACTTGGCCGAAACGATACGCGTACCGGGTTCACTATCACGCCAAAACTATGATACCGGTCCGGTATCAGCCAAGTTTATTATTGATGAGGTTGGCTACGTCCATGATGTCAGAATAACAACGAAGCCACTCGATAAGAAAACACAGAAGAGTATGGAGGCTTTTATGATGAACATCATTGCGGCTATTGAAAAAATGCCGCGTTGGGAGCCCGGTCAGGTAGATGGCAAGCGCGTATCTGTCTTTTACACGCTACCCATTGAGGTGACAATGCAGTAG
- a CDS encoding MaoC family dehydratase, whose product MNTFADLAHFSAHAGQSLGETNYVVITQEMVNLFAEATGDYQWIHTDPERAALESLYKVPIAHGFLTLSLAPKLMAQLYRVESVKMGINYGANKIRFTNAVPVGSRLRMKARLQTVEAQDKGVRAIIECTFELEHAPKPACIAELIVLLFE is encoded by the coding sequence ATGAACACATTCGCTGATTTGGCTCATTTTTCGGCACATGCCGGGCAATCGCTGGGAGAAACCAACTACGTAGTGATTACCCAGGAGATGGTCAACCTCTTTGCGGAGGCTACCGGCGATTACCAGTGGATTCATACTGATCCTGAACGAGCCGCGTTGGAATCACTGTACAAAGTACCGATTGCGCACGGTTTTTTGACCCTTTCCCTGGCTCCGAAGCTAATGGCTCAGTTGTATCGAGTTGAATCGGTGAAAATGGGAATCAACTATGGCGCTAATAAAATTCGGTTCACAAATGCCGTTCCGGTTGGCAGCCGTTTACGAATGAAAGCGCGTTTGCAAACGGTCGAGGCTCAGGATAAAGGAGTACGGGCTATCATCGAATGTACCTTTGAGCTGGAACACGCTCCCAAGCCAGCCTGTATCGCCGAATTGATTGTGCTTCTATTCGAATGA
- a CDS encoding AraC family transcriptional regulator produces the protein MEDYNKIIESLGVKFIKARNIRILQPITIKNFYDVENTLLILFNGDVSIGDEKIKVDVGDMLFIPGGKHVTVTYGDPTNPKTVSNEEFMTHRETYWEGNHDPKLIGHLPNSFGYVSFEAKVFDSVNFFNSLDVPPFIIKREEHLATTIDQILAEEMTDLAGKGRIIKIKTEEIVIEVVRYILKNHLFVEQLVTNSTYFKDPRLIDIFAYIKENLGGDLSNKVLANVANVSEDYVGQYFKMLTGINPQDYIEYQRMEAAVGLLRTSKKSIRAIGAEVGYKDTAYFCRRFKMMFGIPAGKMRRRESLMNV, from the coding sequence ATGGAAGACTATAATAAAATAATAGAATCGTTGGGCGTTAAGTTTATTAAGGCTCGTAACATTCGGATTTTACAGCCTATCACCATCAAAAATTTCTACGATGTTGAGAATACACTGTTGATTTTGTTCAATGGTGATGTATCAATTGGCGATGAAAAAATAAAGGTGGATGTTGGGGATATGCTGTTTATTCCGGGTGGCAAACACGTTACTGTTACCTACGGCGATCCCACAAACCCGAAAACGGTCTCGAACGAAGAGTTCATGACGCACCGGGAAACGTACTGGGAAGGTAACCACGACCCCAAATTGATTGGTCATTTGCCTAATTCATTTGGCTACGTGTCGTTTGAAGCAAAGGTGTTCGACTCGGTTAACTTCTTTAATTCGCTCGACGTACCACCTTTCATCATTAAGCGGGAAGAGCATCTGGCCACGACCATCGACCAGATTCTGGCGGAAGAAATGACCGATCTGGCGGGTAAAGGGCGGATCATCAAGATTAAAACCGAAGAAATCGTTATTGAGGTCGTTCGGTATATTCTGAAGAATCATCTGTTTGTTGAGCAGCTCGTTACAAACAGTACTTACTTCAAAGACCCACGCCTGATTGATATTTTTGCGTATATCAAAGAAAATCTGGGTGGCGATCTGTCGAACAAAGTGCTTGCCAACGTTGCTAACGTTTCGGAAGATTATGTTGGGCAGTACTTTAAAATGCTGACAGGCATCAATCCACAGGATTATATCGAATACCAACGGATGGAAGCTGCCGTTGGGTTACTGCGCACGAGCAAGAAGAGTATTCGGGCTATTGGTGCCGAAGTAGGCTATAAAGACACCGCTTACTTCTGCCGCCGATTCAAGATGATGTTCGGTATTCCAGCCGGTAAAATGCGCCGTCGGGAATCGTTGATGAATGTATAG
- a CDS encoding acyl-CoA dehydrogenase — MASATLELQGLNFNLSEEHLAVQEAARDFAQNELFPGIVERDNEARFPAEQVKRMGELGFLGMMVSPDYGGGGMDTVAYVLAMEEISKIDASASVVMSVNNSLVCYGLEAFGTEEQKQKYLTRLASGETIGAFCLSEPEAGSDATSQATMAEDKGEYYLVNGTKNWITNGGSSGICLVIAQTDREKKHRGINCLIVEKGTPGFVVGKKEDKMGIRASDTHSLLFTDVHVPKENRIGEDGFGFKFAMSTLNGGRIGIAAQALGIAAGAYELALKYSQERKAFGKQIFDHQAIQFKLAEMVTKIEAARLLVYKAARLKDEHKDYVQAAAMAKLFASDVAMWATTEAVQIHGGYGYVKEFHVERLMRDAKITQIYEGTSEIQKLVIARELIR; from the coding sequence ATGGCATCGGCAACGCTTGAATTACAGGGATTAAATTTTAATTTATCGGAAGAGCACCTTGCCGTGCAGGAGGCTGCCCGCGATTTTGCACAAAACGAACTATTTCCCGGCATTGTCGAGCGCGACAACGAAGCTCGGTTTCCTGCCGAGCAAGTCAAACGTATGGGCGAACTAGGCTTTTTAGGTATGATGGTGTCGCCCGATTATGGTGGTGGCGGCATGGATACCGTTGCCTATGTGCTGGCGATGGAAGAAATCTCTAAAATTGATGCGTCAGCTTCGGTTGTCATGTCGGTCAATAATTCGCTGGTATGTTATGGACTGGAAGCGTTTGGCACCGAAGAGCAAAAGCAAAAATACTTAACACGTCTGGCTTCCGGCGAAACGATAGGCGCTTTCTGTCTCTCGGAGCCTGAAGCGGGTTCGGATGCCACCTCGCAAGCCACCATGGCCGAAGACAAAGGCGAATATTATTTAGTGAACGGGACCAAGAACTGGATTACCAACGGTGGATCGTCCGGTATTTGTTTGGTAATAGCCCAGACAGACCGCGAAAAAAAACACCGGGGTATCAATTGCCTTATTGTTGAGAAGGGAACGCCGGGTTTTGTCGTTGGCAAAAAAGAAGATAAGATGGGTATTCGGGCATCAGATACGCACTCGTTGTTGTTCACGGATGTACATGTACCTAAAGAAAACCGTATTGGCGAAGATGGATTTGGGTTCAAATTCGCCATGTCTACGCTTAACGGTGGGCGTATCGGTATTGCAGCTCAGGCACTGGGTATTGCTGCCGGAGCATATGAGCTGGCCTTAAAGTACAGCCAGGAACGGAAAGCGTTTGGTAAGCAAATATTTGACCATCAGGCTATTCAGTTCAAACTGGCCGAAATGGTTACGAAAATTGAAGCGGCTCGTTTGCTGGTTTACAAAGCTGCCAGACTGAAGGACGAACATAAAGACTACGTTCAGGCAGCCGCAATGGCCAAGTTATTTGCGTCGGATGTAGCGATGTGGGCTACTACCGAAGCTGTGCAGATTCATGGTGGGTATGGCTACGTAAAAGAATTTCATGTTGAACGATTGATGCGCGACGCGAAAATTACTCAGATTTACGAGGGTACATCTGAAATACAAAAATTAGTTATAGCCCGCGAACTCATTCGTTGA
- a CDS encoding alpha/beta fold hydrolase codes for MSEFTFSDSRITYQTYGNGPAILLAFHGFGQSKHVFKPLERLLYKQYTIYAIDLFFHGNSHYLGNKLLTKSIWCELIGHFLQAHSIERFSLMGFSLGGRFALTTTECFANRLDQLILIASDGVTRNGWYQLATSTGLGRRLFRYVMRHLSMLTTFGHLLTRLGLLNRTIMRFAEISLGTPAQRALVYRSWTQFRLIRPNLAVIAQSLNDHAVPVRFFMGAYDRIIPGIYILPLTKRLQHHELTVFKTGHNHLIELTGEKLPPPTPS; via the coding sequence ATGTCTGAATTTACGTTTAGCGATAGCCGCATTACCTATCAAACATACGGTAATGGCCCGGCTATATTGCTTGCTTTTCATGGATTTGGTCAAAGTAAGCATGTATTTAAGCCGTTAGAGCGGTTGCTCTATAAGCAATACACCATTTATGCCATTGATTTATTTTTTCATGGCAACAGCCACTATCTGGGCAATAAGCTCTTAACCAAATCTATCTGGTGTGAATTAATAGGCCATTTTTTACAAGCGCACTCGATCGAGCGATTTTCGTTAATGGGCTTTAGTCTGGGCGGACGATTTGCGCTGACAACCACCGAATGCTTTGCCAATCGACTGGACCAGCTTATTCTGATTGCGTCTGATGGCGTTACGCGCAATGGTTGGTATCAGTTGGCAACCAGCACAGGCCTGGGTCGTCGTTTATTTCGATATGTAATGCGGCATCTGTCTATGCTAACCACATTTGGCCACCTATTGACGCGACTCGGCCTGTTAAATCGAACGATTATGCGTTTTGCCGAGATTTCATTAGGTACGCCTGCACAGCGCGCGCTGGTCTATCGTAGCTGGACACAATTTCGTCTGATTAGGCCTAATCTGGCTGTAATTGCTCAATCGCTCAATGACCATGCCGTTCCGGTCCGTTTTTTTATGGGTGCGTACGACCGTATTATACCGGGCATCTATATTCTGCCTTTAACAAAACGACTTCAGCATCATGAGCTGACAGTCTTTAAAACGGGACACAATCATTTGATTGAGTTGACGGGGGAGAAGTTACCACCCCCAACCCCCTCCTAA
- a CDS encoding TonB-dependent receptor, translating to MKKPTTTSFLTIALLWLLTLPAWAQFTISGTVSDADGGQLPGAAVILEGTYKGTFTDASGAFRLTNLKPATVSLQVSMLGYEAQKQTVDLIQNATVSIKLSKTAVAVDEVVVSATRANQKSAIAYTDVTRRDLNKLNLGQDIPQLLNFTPSIVTTSDAGAGVGYTGIRIRGSDATRVNVTLNGIPYNDAESQGTFFVNMPDFASSVSSVQIQRGVGTSTNGAGAFGASVNIQTNKLEEKPYAEVNLSGGSFGTRKVNVLAGTGLLNNHFVLDARLSKIYSDGYIDRAFSDLKSFYISGGYYTKKSFFRLNVFSGQEKTYQAWNGVPENLLKTNRTYNSFTYDNQTDNYQQDNYQLISSHELSKNWRANLSFFYTKGKGYYEEYRTGDAFSNYGLPNVVIGDSIIRQTDLIRRLWLDNDFYGGVFSFDYNSFGKLTANVGGGWNEYKGIHYGEIVWSRIAGNSNIRDRYYQDDATKRDFNLYAKAFYQFTPKLNAFVDAQIRSVNYSFLGFNSQLQNVQQDAKLTFFNPKAGFTYTINDRSTVYASVGVGQREPNRNDYTQSTPESRPKAEKLIDYEAGYKVQNEKLAFTANAYFMNYKNQLVLSGQLNDVGAYNRVNIPNSYRAGIELEVGAKLAKQLRWNVNATFSQNRVKNFTEYLDNFDNGQQESRQYGQTDISFSPNVIVGSQLLFTPAKGLELGFLSKYVGKQYMDNTSNESRKLNSYFTNDIRLIYSIKPKFAQEIVFTLLFNNVLNELYESNGYTYAYISEGKVTADNGYYPQAGRNSLAGVRVRF from the coding sequence ATGAAAAAACCGACGACTACCTCTTTTCTGACCATAGCGCTCCTATGGCTTTTGACGCTGCCTGCCTGGGCGCAATTCACCATTTCGGGTACAGTCAGCGATGCTGATGGCGGCCAACTGCCCGGTGCCGCTGTGATACTAGAAGGTACGTACAAAGGTACCTTTACGGATGCTTCCGGTGCATTTCGACTCACCAATCTCAAGCCTGCTACCGTATCCTTACAAGTGTCTATGCTGGGTTATGAGGCTCAAAAACAGACGGTTGATCTAATTCAGAACGCTACTGTATCCATAAAATTATCAAAAACTGCCGTAGCGGTCGATGAGGTTGTGGTGAGTGCTACCCGCGCAAACCAGAAATCGGCCATTGCTTATACGGATGTGACGCGCCGGGATCTGAACAAATTGAACCTGGGGCAGGATATTCCGCAGTTGCTCAACTTCACCCCGTCTATCGTCACGACATCCGACGCCGGGGCTGGGGTTGGCTATACGGGCATACGTATTCGTGGGTCCGATGCTACGCGTGTTAACGTGACGCTCAACGGGATTCCGTACAATGATGCTGAGTCGCAGGGGACGTTTTTTGTGAACATGCCCGATTTTGCGTCGTCGGTCAGTTCGGTGCAAATTCAGCGCGGGGTAGGCACATCGACCAATGGTGCCGGGGCATTTGGTGCGTCGGTCAATATTCAAACCAACAAGCTGGAAGAGAAACCTTATGCCGAAGTAAACCTGTCAGGAGGCTCGTTTGGTACGAGAAAGGTGAACGTGCTGGCTGGGACCGGTCTGTTAAATAATCATTTTGTGCTGGATGCCCGACTGTCGAAGATTTATTCTGACGGCTACATTGACCGGGCTTTTTCTGATCTAAAGTCGTTCTATATCTCAGGCGGCTACTATACCAAAAAGAGTTTCTTTCGGCTGAATGTGTTTTCGGGTCAGGAAAAAACATACCAAGCCTGGAACGGTGTGCCCGAAAATCTCCTGAAGACCAACCGAACCTATAATTCATTTACGTATGATAACCAGACAGATAATTACCAGCAGGATAATTATCAATTGATCAGTTCGCATGAGCTAAGCAAAAACTGGCGGGCTAATTTGTCTTTCTTTTATACGAAAGGCAAAGGCTATTATGAAGAATACCGAACGGGTGATGCGTTTAGTAACTACGGTTTGCCAAATGTCGTTATTGGTGATTCGATTATTCGTCAAACGGATTTAATTCGGCGGCTCTGGCTGGATAATGATTTCTATGGTGGCGTTTTTTCGTTCGATTACAATAGTTTTGGGAAATTGACGGCCAATGTTGGTGGCGGCTGGAATGAATATAAAGGCATACACTACGGTGAAATTGTCTGGTCAAGAATCGCTGGAAACAGTAATATTCGGGATCGGTATTATCAGGATGATGCCACCAAACGAGACTTTAACCTGTATGCCAAAGCGTTTTATCAATTTACACCGAAGTTGAATGCGTTTGTCGACGCACAGATTCGCTCGGTCAATTATTCATTTCTGGGCTTCAACAGCCAATTGCAAAACGTTCAGCAAGATGCTAAACTGACGTTCTTCAACCCGAAAGCTGGATTTACCTACACTATCAACGACCGTAGCACTGTCTACGCATCAGTAGGGGTAGGGCAGCGGGAGCCAAACCGGAATGATTACACGCAGTCGACGCCCGAAAGCCGCCCAAAAGCAGAGAAGTTGATCGACTATGAAGCGGGTTATAAGGTTCAAAATGAGAAGCTGGCATTTACGGCCAACGCTTATTTTATGAATTACAAGAACCAGTTGGTGCTATCGGGTCAGTTGAACGACGTGGGGGCCTACAATCGGGTTAACATTCCAAACAGCTATCGGGCAGGTATTGAACTGGAAGTTGGTGCCAAACTAGCTAAACAACTCCGTTGGAATGTTAATGCTACCTTTAGTCAGAACCGGGTTAAAAACTTCACGGAGTATCTGGATAATTTCGATAATGGGCAACAGGAAAGTCGTCAATATGGCCAGACGGATATTTCGTTCTCGCCAAATGTTATTGTGGGATCGCAGTTGCTGTTCACGCCCGCCAAAGGGCTGGAACTGGGCTTTCTCTCAAAATATGTGGGCAAACAATACATGGACAACACCTCGAACGAAAGCCGGAAGTTAAACTCGTATTTTACGAACGACATCCGGTTGATTTATTCTATAAAGCCTAAGTTCGCTCAGGAAATCGTCTTTACGCTGTTGTTCAACAACGTTCTCAACGAATTGTATGAGTCGAACGGCTATACCTACGCCTACATTTCGGAAGGCAAAGTGACGGCCGACAATGGCTATTACCCACAAGCCGGCCGGAATTCTCTGGCCGGGGTTCGGGTACGTTTCTAG
- a CDS encoding DUF4926 domain-containing protein, whose amino-acid sequence MNEFDLVVLEEDIADGRLRIGDVGTILTVYNEGQAFEVEFVTLTGEAVAIETLLAHQVRPVRSSEVLAVRDMTLQE is encoded by the coding sequence ATGAACGAGTTTGATTTAGTCGTACTTGAAGAAGATATAGCTGATGGACGCCTGAGAATTGGCGATGTTGGCACGATTTTAACTGTCTACAACGAAGGTCAGGCATTTGAAGTAGAATTTGTAACACTAACAGGCGAAGCTGTCGCCATTGAGACGCTATTGGCGCATCAAGTCAGGCCCGTTCGGTCGTCGGAAGTGTTGGCGGTACGTGATATGACGCTACAGGAATAA
- a CDS encoding phage holin family protein, translating to MFERLEEIRENIFRYLEARIELFTLEIRGKIEEGVVVAIHSVVLALLATMTIIFLFSLLAAYLNEVTNSKYLGFLIVAGFFLLLTVIWMAAKDFFKSKIRVAAYSALKKSQEKKIEEKSDAVEELMAQTRSSMSSNDPTK from the coding sequence ATGTTCGAACGCCTGGAAGAAATTCGGGAGAATATATTCCGTTATCTGGAAGCCCGCATCGAGCTATTTACACTGGAGATTCGGGGGAAAATTGAAGAAGGTGTTGTAGTTGCTATTCATAGTGTTGTACTCGCGCTGTTAGCTACAATGACTATTATATTTTTGTTTAGTCTATTGGCGGCTTATTTGAACGAAGTAACAAACAGCAAATACCTGGGTTTTTTAATAGTAGCCGGTTTCTTTCTTCTTTTAACTGTAATTTGGATGGCTGCCAAAGATTTTTTCAAATCAAAAATTCGCGTAGCCGCCTATAGTGCCCTGAAGAAAAGTCAGGAAAAAAAGATTGAAGAAAAATCAGACGCGGTTGAAGAATTAATGGCCCAAACACGCTCCTCTATGAGTAGTAACGACCCTACGAAATAA
- a CDS encoding TraR/DksA family transcriptional regulator — protein MVQEEKKRYSEDDLKEFEELIGKKLDDTRSELNYIKESLSKRNDSGTDNTSGNSKLLEDGADTSERENLSQLAARLQKFIQQLDAAMVRIKNGTYGVCKDTGKLIPKERLRAVPHTQQTIEAKLRQSK, from the coding sequence ATGGTTCAGGAAGAAAAAAAACGTTATTCGGAGGACGATTTAAAGGAGTTCGAGGAGCTGATTGGCAAGAAACTCGATGATACGCGTAGTGAGTTGAACTACATTAAGGAATCGCTCAGCAAACGGAATGACAGCGGCACAGACAACACTTCGGGCAATTCAAAATTACTCGAAGATGGCGCAGATACCAGCGAACGCGAGAATTTAAGTCAGTTAGCAGCTCGGCTACAGAAATTTATTCAACAATTAGATGCTGCTATGGTGCGCATTAAAAACGGAACGTACGGTGTCTGTAAAGATACCGGCAAACTGATACCTAAAGAACGTCTCCGGGCTGTTCCCCATACGCAGCAAACAATCGAAGCCAAATTGCGTCAATCAAAATAA
- a CDS encoding TVP38/TMEM64 family protein → MKLSIPKSVTGPALLGLLLSVTPIVFTSLLTYFAVVHEQTIAGFTAWQWAGITVACAITSAGLTPPTMLALIFGYFLGWRAVLPLFVINFGGILFINLLVHWLDHDRFLAFLRRNPKAQSVLDRILNNELEVIFFAKLSPILPFGLTNLLFALSGARLKNILLGGFLGMTPRTLLAIWSGHEAREIKVLLENPNQSSWTQIVIVGLIIVSIAGLWQVIQRSLK, encoded by the coding sequence GTGAAGTTATCTATTCCTAAATCAGTGACCGGTCCGGCCCTTCTGGGGCTTCTCTTGTCGGTAACGCCAATTGTCTTTACCTCGCTACTGACCTACTTTGCCGTAGTTCATGAACAGACTATTGCGGGTTTCACCGCCTGGCAATGGGCGGGCATTACGGTCGCTTGTGCCATTACTTCAGCCGGGTTAACACCTCCAACGATGCTGGCTCTAATTTTTGGCTATTTTCTGGGTTGGCGGGCTGTATTGCCCCTCTTCGTTATTAATTTCGGGGGAATCCTATTCATTAACCTGCTTGTTCATTGGCTCGACCACGACCGATTTCTGGCTTTCCTGCGACGGAATCCCAAAGCGCAATCGGTGCTGGATCGTATTTTGAACAATGAGTTAGAGGTAATTTTCTTCGCCAAATTATCGCCCATTTTACCATTCGGCCTGACGAACCTGCTTTTTGCGCTATCAGGGGCACGGCTGAAGAATATCTTACTGGGTGGTTTTCTGGGCATGACCCCCCGCACGTTGCTGGCAATCTGGTCGGGGCACGAAGCCCGCGAAATTAAGGTGCTGTTAGAGAATCCTAATCAAAGCTCCTGGACCCAAATTGTTATTGTAGGCTTAATTATTGTTTCCATTGCCGGGCTTTGGCAGGTGATACAACGGTCTCTTAAGTAA
- a CDS encoding geranylgeranylglyceryl/heptaprenylglyceryl phosphate synthase, with protein sequence MPSIQPPSRLNTTNKPQRSLLTTLRDYKLSGQKAFAVLLDPDKIEQDSFSKLLARTVDYAVDFFLVGGSLVTDYSHKEVIASIRRQSTTPIILFPGNPLHIEPSADAILFLSLISGRNPDFLIGQHVIAAPLLKKSGLEILPTGYMVVDSGTQTTVSYISGTMPLPYDKPDVAACTAMAGEMLGLQLIFLDAGSGARKPVSPAMIAAVRRVVDIPIIVGGGIDSGEKAYQALKAGADMIVVGNGIENDPDLLPQLSTVIREFNQSVVQA encoded by the coding sequence ATGCCATCAATCCAACCGCCGAGCCGACTCAATACCACAAACAAGCCCCAACGGAGTCTGTTGACTACACTACGGGACTATAAGCTGTCTGGCCAAAAAGCATTTGCTGTCTTGCTCGATCCTGATAAGATTGAGCAAGACTCATTTTCTAAGCTACTTGCCCGAACCGTCGACTATGCCGTTGATTTTTTTCTGGTTGGGGGCAGCTTGGTAACCGATTACTCGCATAAAGAAGTTATTGCGTCTATTCGTCGTCAATCCACGACACCAATTATTCTCTTTCCCGGAAATCCGCTTCACATCGAGCCATCGGCCGATGCTATCCTATTTTTGTCCCTTATTTCGGGGCGTAACCCGGATTTTCTAATCGGTCAACATGTAATTGCTGCACCGCTTTTGAAAAAAAGTGGCTTAGAGATTCTACCAACAGGCTATATGGTTGTTGATAGCGGTACCCAAACGACCGTTTCATATATCAGCGGTACCATGCCATTGCCCTACGACAAACCGGATGTAGCCGCTTGCACGGCTATGGCGGGTGAAATGCTCGGTCTGCAACTCATCTTTCTGGATGCAGGCAGTGGCGCCCGCAAACCGGTATCTCCTGCCATGATCGCTGCTGTTCGACGCGTTGTAGACATACCAATTATTGTTGGTGGGGGTATAGATTCTGGCGAAAAAGCTTATCAGGCTTTAAAAGCTGGTGCCGATATGATCGTTGTGGGAAATGGGATTGAGAACGATCCAGATTTATTGCCCCAATTATCGACCGTAATACGCGAGTTTAACCAGTCTGTTGTACAAGCCTAA
- a CDS encoding cystathionine gamma-synthase, with protein MKFGTKAIHAGIEPDPTTGAIMTPIYQTSTYVQESPGKHKGYEYARTQNPTRNALQNNLAALENGKHGICYASGLGATDAILKLFKPGDEIIASNDLYGGTYRIMVRVFQEFGLKFTFVDLSDASKLEAAITPATKMVWIETPTNPLLRLVDIEAVAAITKPRTIQLVVDNTFASPYLQNPLDLGADIVMHSVTKYLGGHSDTVMGAIILNDDETAQRLAFIQNACGAVPGPQDCFLVLRGIKTLHVRMQRHCENAMKVAQYLQQHPKVSQVHYPGLESHIGHELAKKQMRDFGGMLSFELKGDSMPEAVRVMESFQVFSLAESLGGVESLCTHPASMTHASIPKEERHKNGLKDTLIRLSVGIEDVEDLIQDLEQAIG; from the coding sequence ATGAAATTCGGAACCAAAGCCATCCATGCCGGTATTGAGCCGGACCCCACAACGGGCGCAATTATGACGCCCATCTATCAAACATCGACCTACGTTCAGGAATCGCCGGGTAAACATAAGGGCTACGAATATGCTCGTACCCAGAACCCTACCCGGAATGCCCTACAAAATAACCTCGCGGCCCTAGAAAACGGGAAACACGGTATTTGCTACGCATCGGGTTTAGGCGCAACAGACGCAATTCTGAAACTGTTCAAACCCGGCGACGAAATCATTGCCAGCAACGATCTTTACGGCGGTACGTACCGGATTATGGTGCGCGTTTTTCAGGAATTCGGACTGAAGTTTACCTTCGTCGATTTATCCGATGCGTCGAAGCTGGAAGCGGCTATCACGCCCGCCACGAAGATGGTCTGGATTGAAACGCCCACAAACCCACTGCTGCGTTTGGTAGATATTGAAGCTGTAGCTGCCATTACGAAACCGCGCACCATTCAACTTGTCGTCGATAACACCTTTGCGTCGCCCTATCTGCAAAACCCGCTCGATTTAGGGGCGGATATTGTCATGCATTCGGTAACCAAATACCTCGGTGGCCATTCTGACACGGTGATGGGCGCGATTATCCTGAACGACGACGAAACGGCCCAGCGACTAGCCTTTATCCAGAACGCCTGCGGAGCCGTACCCGGTCCACAGGATTGTTTTCTGGTGTTACGCGGCATCAAAACCCTGCATGTCAGGATGCAGCGTCATTGCGAGAATGCGATGAAAGTAGCGCAGTATTTGCAGCAGCATCCTAAAGTAAGTCAGGTGCACTATCCGGGTCTGGAATCGCACATCGGCCATGAGTTGGCAAAAAAACAAATGCGCGACTTTGGTGGTATGCTTTCCTTTGAACTGAAGGGCGATTCGATGCCCGAAGCGGTTCGAGTCATGGAAAGCTTTCAGGTGTTTTCTCTGGCCGAATCACTGGGGGGCGTTGAGTCGCTTTGTACGCACCCTGCCAGCATGACCCACGCCAGCATTCCCAAAGAAGAACGTCACAAGAATGGGCTGAAAGACACACTCATCCGACTCAGCGTTGGGATTGAAGATGTAGAGGATTTGATTCAGGATCTGGAGCAGGCAATTGGCTGA
- a CDS encoding tetratricopeptide repeat protein: MSKKNPGLDFLEDPDALEGRLEDVGDYFQQNKNIVLGILGAIVLVVAGFIGYRYYVSTQDETAQVELFPSVYQLEADSLKKALNGDGRNPGLLAVADNYGSTPGGNLAEFYAGVGLLKEGKYDEAIDHLKSFSSSDLLVQARAYALTGDAYMEKKSFDEAADYYRKAADYKSNKFFTPGYLLKLAVAYEQAKQNDKAIEAYNEIIEKYGQSTEAASAKKYKSVLDATVGES; this comes from the coding sequence ATGAGCAAGAAGAATCCAGGCCTGGACTTTTTAGAAGACCCGGACGCATTAGAAGGAAGATTAGAAGATGTTGGTGATTATTTCCAACAGAACAAAAATATTGTGCTGGGTATCCTTGGCGCTATCGTACTTGTAGTAGCCGGTTTCATTGGCTATCGCTACTACGTAAGCACGCAGGATGAAACAGCACAAGTTGAACTGTTCCCGTCGGTATACCAACTGGAAGCAGATTCGCTGAAAAAAGCGCTTAACGGCGATGGCAGAAACCCTGGCCTGCTTGCGGTTGCTGATAACTACGGCTCAACCCCCGGCGGTAATCTGGCCGAATTTTATGCTGGTGTTGGTCTTCTGAAAGAAGGCAAATACGACGAAGCCATCGACCACCTTAAAAGCTTCAGCTCTTCTGACTTGCTGGTACAGGCGCGTGCATATGCGCTAACCGGCGATGCCTACATGGAGAAGAAAAGCTTTGACGAAGCTGCCGATTACTACCGTAAAGCGGCTGATTATAAATCGAACAAATTCTTTACGCCCGGCTACCTGCTAAAGTTAGCGGTTGCCTACGAGCAGGCGAAACAGAACGATAAGGCAATCGAAGCCTATAACGAAATCATCGAAAAATACGGTCAATCGACTGAAGCTGCCAGTGCCAAGAAGTACAAATCCGTACTTGACGCAACTGTCGGTGAGTCGTAA